A part of Drosophila bipectinata strain 14024-0381.07 chromosome 3L, DbipHiC1v2, whole genome shotgun sequence genomic DNA contains:
- the LOC108127769 gene encoding UBX domain-containing protein 4: protein MNWHTGNIAEAVAESKIKNAVFVVFIEGQDEMSSKLERFVDDIRVRSLLETPDFVAIKVQGNSSAYGQFMSLYKVVPIPSLFFIGKTGTPLEIATGVTASVEELVAKIDKVLILAGKKAAETPATSTSALPAEIPCSTARSFAGADDSTSLSNATQQEQPTTDIQTENATSVSKSNTEEVDESPKEVGGASSSAEAVSSQDQPSEESEASYRDANLATPSYVTARSSRSSVTESSSPSAESKGNTPAAEAAVKRAAAAAVAAASTEESSLDEGLPPNAGPSVRNLANALLPTVPLLSAAVPVTAQANTTPTTSTTSDSEARMAEVQKLLEEKRKERMEEERRREKENELRRRREGREALAQQQLAKEQELKNMQERIRRERQEEMEARERIKAQIAADRAEQARRVTISPEPVHAAPSTVSVTPDSSVSSVDEARLQIRLPGGIHHTKTFPAAEVLATVRVYVRNEMLAGSDGRDFTLATNYPRREFQAEDEVKTLIELNLVPSAVVLVLTKDNSNRVVRSGGSLMTMLATVVWAMLTPAAKAFEYINKMGLRPLSQKISSIIANIRWPGQQVEVMDVIQNPAARRNMDMYSLRPSQPPGFIYQEPHEASATHSSTPAPETTEGTGADGKSVPQPQPGPGRAPQTQSTSQAHSTSQRQSAEFQQRPGGYRYGGANIRRLQDTQKEDNDKDKATYNGNSTQQQ from the exons ATGAACTGGCACACGGGCAACATAGCCGAGGCGGTGGCCGAATCAAAGATCAAAAATGCAGTTTTCGTTGTATTCATAGAGG GCCAGGATGAGATGTCTAGCAAACTGGAGCGGTTCGTTGATGATATTCGGGTGCGTTCCCTCCTGGAGACCCCCGACTTTGTGGCCATCAAGGTCCAGGGAAATAGCTCCGCCTATGGACAGTTTATGTCGCTCT ataaagTGGTTCCGATTCCTTCGCTTTTCTTCATTGGAAAAACCGGAACTCCTTTGGAAATAGCTACAGGAGTCACTGCCAGTGTCGAGGAATTGGTGGCCAAAATAGACAAAGTGCTCATCCTGGCGGGCAAGAAAGCAGCTGAGACTCCAGCTACCAGCACTTCTGCCTTGCCAGCCGAAATTCCATGCAGCACAGCAAGGAGCTTTGCAGGAGCCGATGATTCCACCAGTTTGAGCAATGCGACCCAACAGGAACAGCCCACGACAG ATATTCAAACTGAAAATGCCACTTCTGTTTCAAAGTCAAATACCGAGGAAGTCGATGAATCTCCCAAGGAAGTGGGTGGAGCGTCCAGTTCTGCCGAAGCTGTCTCCAGTCAAGATCAGCCAAGTGAGGAGTCTGAAGCGAGTTACCGAGACGCGAATCTGGCAACTCCCAGTTATGTAACCGCCAGGTCCTCGCGTTCCAGCGTTACCGAATCATCCTCACCATCTGCGGAAAGCAAGGGCAATACCCCTGCTGCAGAGGCTGCGGTGAaaagagcagcagcagccgctgtCGCCGCAGCATCTACAGAGGAAAGCAGCTTAGACGAGGGTCTTCCCCCTAACGCTGGGCCATCGGTTCGAAACCTGGCCAACGCCTTATTGCCCACTGTGCCGCTGCTATCCGCCGCTGTCCCAGTCACAGCTCAGGCAAATACTACACCTACCACATCAACTACCAGCGATTCTGAGGCGCGGATGGCGGAGGTGCAAAAGCTCTTGGAAGAGAAGCGCAAGGAGCGGATGGAGGAGGAGCGTCGTCGGGAGAAGGAGAACGAGCTAAGGCGGCGACGGGAGGGCAGAGAGGCTCTGGCTCAGCAGCAGCTGGCTAAGGAGCAAGAGCTCAAGAATATGCAGGAACGTATTCGTCGCGAACGGCAAGAGGAGATGGAGGCCCGGGAACGGATTAAGGCCCAGATCGCTGCCGATCGAGCAGAGCAGGCGCGACGCGTCACTATCTCGCCGGAACCGGTACATGCTGCTCCGTCTACTGTCTCAGTGACGCCAGACTCTTCAGTGAGCTCTGTGGACGAGGCGCGGCTACAGATTCGTTTACCCGGAGGCATCCATCATACCAAAACGTTCCCAGCCGCCGAGGTGCTGGCCACCGTACGCGTCTATGTGAGGAACGAGATGCTGGCAGGAAGCGATGGTCGGGACTTTACGCTGGCTACAAACTATCCTCGCCGAGAGTTCCAAGCAGAGGACGAAGTCAAGACGCTGATTGAACTGAATCTCGTTCCCAGCGCAGTGGTCTTGGTGTTGACCAAGGACAACTCGAACCGTGTGGTGCGCAGTGGCGGCTCTCTGATGACCATGCTGGCCACTGTGGTGTGGGCCATGCTGACCCCAGCAGCCAAGGCGTTCGAGTACATTAACAAGATGGGTCTGCGGCCGCTCTCTCAGAAGATATCTTCAATAATAGCCAACATCCGATGGCCAGGACAACAGGTCGAAGTTATGGATGTTATTCAGAATcc AGCCGCCCGTCGCAACATGGATATGTATTCTTTGAGACCAAGCCAACCACCAGGCTTCATCTACCAGGAGCCCCACGAAGCGTCAGCGACTCACTCATCCACACCCGCGCCAGAAACTACCGAAGGTACCGGAGCTGACGGGAAGAGCGTTCCGCAACCACAGCCGGGTCCCGGCCGGGCACCACAAACGCAGAGCACCAGCCAGGCTCATTCCACGTCACAGCGCCAAAGTGCTGAGTTTCAACAGCGGCCAGGCGGATATCGGTATGGCGGCGCCAACATTCGACGATTGCAAGACACCCAGAAGGAAGACAATGACAAGGATAAGGCCACCTACAATGGCAATTCCACGCAGCAGCAATAG